Proteins co-encoded in one Natronorubrum daqingense genomic window:
- the leuC gene encoding 3-isopropylmalate dehydratase large subunit yields the protein MSDGTLYDKVWDHHKVTTLPTGQDQLFVGLHLIHEVTSPQAFGMLEERDLEVAYPELTHATVDHIIPTADQSRPYEEDAAEEMMSELEENVREAGIEFSDPNSGDQGIVHVVGPEQGLTQPGKTIVCGDSHTSTHGAFGALAFGIGTSQIRDVLATGTLAFEKQKVRKIQIDGELGDGVEAKDVILEIISRLGTEGGVGYVYEYAGEAIENLGMEGRMSICNMSIEGGARAGYVNPDETTYEWLEETDYFQENPEEFEELKPYWESIASDETAEYDDVVHIDADELEPVVTWGTTPGQGIGITDSIPAPEDLPADKEATAERAQEHMRVDPGETMEGYDIDVAFLGSCTNARLPDLRRAAEIVEGRQVDDDVRALVVPGSQRVQETAEKEGLKDTFEEAGFEWRNAGCSMCLGMNEDQLEGDEACASSSNRNFVGRQGSKDGRTVLMNPRMVAAAAINGEVSDVRDLKGVQTA from the coding sequence ATGAGCGACGGAACACTGTACGACAAGGTCTGGGATCACCACAAGGTGACGACGCTGCCGACCGGACAGGATCAGCTGTTCGTCGGCTTGCACCTCATCCACGAGGTCACGAGTCCACAAGCGTTCGGGATGCTCGAGGAACGCGACCTCGAGGTCGCCTACCCCGAACTCACCCACGCGACGGTCGATCACATCATCCCGACCGCGGATCAGTCTCGCCCCTACGAAGAGGATGCGGCCGAAGAGATGATGAGCGAACTCGAGGAGAACGTCCGCGAGGCCGGAATCGAGTTCTCGGACCCGAACAGCGGCGACCAGGGAATCGTCCACGTCGTCGGCCCGGAGCAGGGGCTCACCCAACCCGGCAAAACGATCGTCTGTGGCGACAGCCACACCTCGACGCACGGCGCGTTCGGCGCGCTCGCGTTCGGGATCGGGACCAGCCAGATTCGGGACGTGCTCGCGACGGGCACTCTCGCCTTCGAGAAGCAGAAGGTCCGCAAGATCCAGATCGACGGCGAACTCGGCGACGGCGTCGAGGCGAAGGACGTCATCCTCGAGATCATCAGCCGACTGGGCACCGAAGGCGGCGTCGGCTACGTCTACGAGTACGCCGGCGAGGCCATCGAGAACCTCGGGATGGAGGGGCGGATGTCGATCTGTAACATGTCGATCGAAGGTGGGGCACGTGCGGGCTACGTCAACCCCGACGAGACCACCTACGAGTGGCTCGAGGAGACCGACTACTTCCAGGAGAACCCCGAGGAGTTCGAGGAACTCAAACCCTACTGGGAGTCGATCGCGAGCGACGAGACGGCAGAGTACGACGACGTCGTCCACATCGACGCGGACGAACTCGAGCCGGTCGTCACCTGGGGCACGACGCCGGGACAGGGAATCGGTATCACGGACTCGATTCCAGCGCCCGAGGACCTGCCCGCTGACAAGGAGGCCACGGCCGAACGCGCACAGGAGCACATGCGCGTCGACCCCGGCGAGACGATGGAGGGCTACGACATCGACGTCGCCTTCCTCGGTTCCTGTACGAACGCTCGCCTACCGGACCTGCGTCGCGCGGCCGAAATCGTCGAGGGCCGGCAGGTCGACGACGACGTTCGCGCACTGGTCGTCCCCGGCAGCCAACGCGTCCAGGAGACCGCAGAGAAGGAAGGGCTCAAAGATACCTTCGAGGAGGCCGGCTTCGAGTGGCGCAACGCCGGTTGTTCGATGTGTCTGGGCATGAACGAGGACCAACTCGAGGGCGACGAGGCCTGTGCTTCCTCCTCGAACCGCAACTTCGTCGGTCGGCAGGGCAGCAAGGACGGACGCACCGTCCTGATGAACCCGCGGATGGTCGCCGCGGCCGCGATCAACGGGGAAGTCTCTGACGTGCGCGACCTGAAGGGGGTGCAGACGGCATGA
- the ilvC gene encoding ketol-acid reductoisomerase produces the protein MTDEFTTDIYYDDDADVSTLDDETVAVLGYGSQGHAHALNLHESGIDVVVGLREDSSSRSAAEADGLTVTTPADAVKQASYVSVLVPDTVQADVYENAIEPNLESGQTLQFAHGLNIHYNQIQPPEGVDVTMVAPKSPGHLVRRNYENDEGTPGLLAVYQDETGEADERALAYAKAIGCTRAGVIETTFREEVESDLFGEQAVLCGGVTSLVKHGYETLVDAGYSPEIAYFECLNELKLIVDLMYEGGHSEMWDSVSDTAEYGGLSRGDRIVDENVRENMEETLEEIQNGDFTREWIVENQAGRPSYTQLRQAEKDHEIEEVGERLRDLFAWADEGTETDDEDESVRVQADD, from the coding sequence ATGACTGACGAATTCACCACCGACATCTACTACGACGACGACGCAGACGTATCGACGCTCGACGACGAGACCGTGGCCGTACTGGGCTACGGCAGCCAGGGACACGCACACGCGCTCAATCTTCACGAAAGCGGTATCGACGTGGTCGTCGGCCTGCGCGAGGATTCTTCCTCGCGCTCGGCCGCTGAAGCGGACGGCCTGACCGTGACGACGCCAGCCGACGCAGTCAAACAGGCCTCATACGTGTCCGTCCTCGTCCCCGACACCGTTCAGGCGGACGTCTACGAGAACGCCATCGAACCGAACCTCGAGTCGGGTCAAACACTCCAGTTCGCACACGGACTGAACATTCACTACAACCAGATTCAGCCGCCAGAAGGCGTCGACGTGACGATGGTCGCACCGAAGAGCCCGGGCCACCTCGTTCGCCGAAACTATGAGAACGACGAGGGCACGCCCGGTCTGCTCGCAGTCTATCAAGACGAAACGGGCGAGGCAGACGAGCGCGCACTCGCGTACGCGAAGGCAATCGGGTGTACCCGCGCTGGCGTCATCGAGACGACGTTCCGGGAAGAAGTCGAGTCCGACCTCTTCGGTGAGCAGGCCGTCCTCTGTGGCGGCGTCACCTCGTTGGTCAAACACGGCTACGAAACGCTCGTCGACGCGGGCTATTCGCCCGAAATCGCCTATTTCGAGTGCCTGAACGAGCTCAAACTCATCGTCGATCTGATGTACGAAGGTGGCCACTCCGAGATGTGGGATTCCGTCTCCGACACCGCCGAGTACGGCGGCCTCTCGCGTGGCGACCGGATCGTCGACGAGAACGTCCGCGAGAACATGGAAGAGACGCTCGAGGAGATCCAAAACGGCGACTTCACGCGCGAATGGATCGTCGAGAACCAGGCCGGCCGACCGAGCTACACGCAGCTTCGACAGGCCGAAAAGGACCACGAGATCGAAGAAGTCGGCGAGCGACTGCGCGATCTGTTCGCGTGGGCCGATGAAGGCACTGAAACGGACGACGAAGACGAGTCCGTTCGCGTGCAGGCGGACGACTAG
- the ilvN gene encoding acetolactate synthase small subunit — translation MKRGLDGPTPEERPTPAGRRNKQGIRIDPEVEAKREPRRTVISALVEHEPGVLSDVSGLFSRRQFNIESLTVGPTEDEDENRARITVVVEEPDPGIDQIKKQLRKLVPVIAVRELEPDAMRRELALIKVNAERPDQVAAVADMYGAKTVDSSPESATFEVTGARQKIDAAIETFTQFGIREISRTGLTALARGTDDTAAASSTVSTADEANQQPNAQPQTDD, via the coding sequence ATGAAACGGGGTCTCGACGGCCCGACCCCGGAGGAGCGACCGACGCCGGCCGGCCGGCGAAACAAACAGGGCATTCGCATCGACCCCGAAGTCGAGGCGAAACGCGAACCTCGACGCACCGTCATTTCGGCGCTGGTCGAACACGAACCCGGCGTGCTCTCTGACGTCTCGGGACTGTTCTCGAGGCGGCAGTTCAACATCGAGAGTCTGACCGTCGGGCCTACCGAGGACGAAGACGAGAACCGTGCTCGAATCACGGTCGTCGTCGAAGAACCCGATCCCGGTATCGACCAGATCAAAAAACAGCTGCGAAAGCTGGTGCCGGTGATCGCCGTGCGCGAGCTCGAGCCCGACGCGATGCGCCGGGAGCTAGCCTTGATCAAGGTCAACGCCGAGCGTCCGGATCAGGTCGCCGCTGTCGCGGATATGTACGGCGCGAAGACGGTCGACTCGAGTCCCGAATCAGCAACGTTCGAGGTGACGGGTGCGCGCCAGAAGATCGACGCGGCGATCGAGACGTTCACCCAATTTGGAATTCGAGAGATCTCTCGGACCGGGTTGACGGCGCTGGCGCGTGGCACGGACGACACGGCCGCGGCCAGTTCGACGGTATCGACCGCCGACGAGGCGAACCAACAACCGAACGCACAACCACAAACCGATGACTGA
- the ilvB gene encoding biosynthetic-type acetolactate synthase large subunit translates to MSERATKIPPAETEAQSDDHPTDGTQTDPPSEAESDAEAPAETTPEPVTNGAQSVVRALENAGVEYAFGVQGGAIMPVYDALYDSDIYHVTMAHEQGASHAADAYGIVSGEPGVCLATSGPGATNLVTGIADADMDSDPMLALTGQVPTEFVGNDAFQETDTTGVTTPVTKDNTFSSDPDLVGSDVSEAFALAREGRPGPTLVDLPKDVTKAETDCEPDAPKTPDTYEVQTHAESAIVEAAADRLESANRPVMLLGGGVIKGEASEVCREFATEHEIPVVTTMPGIGAFPEDHELSMEMAGMHGTGYANMAITHCDTMLAIGTRFDDRLTGGIDTFAPDAEIIHVDIDPAEVSKNIHADYPLIGDAATVVEQLADAVQASPQAKKWRAQCQQWKSDYSMAYDAPEDEPVQPEFVVEALDEATDDDTIVTTGVGQHQMWACQYWTYTEPRTWVSSHGLGTMGYGLPAAIGARLAADDDQTVVCIDGDGSFLMTMQGLSVAVRENLDITVAVLNNEYIGMVRQWQDAFFEGRHSASNYNWMPEFDKLAEAFGAAGFRIDDYDEVADTIEEAIAYDGPSVIDVHIDPQANVYPMVPAGGDNGQFALTEDQL, encoded by the coding sequence ATGAGCGAACGAGCAACCAAAATACCCCCAGCAGAGACGGAAGCACAGTCCGACGACCATCCCACCGACGGCACACAGACGGATCCGCCCAGCGAGGCCGAATCCGACGCCGAAGCGCCCGCGGAGACGACGCCCGAACCCGTGACGAACGGAGCGCAGTCAGTCGTTCGCGCCCTCGAGAACGCGGGCGTCGAGTACGCTTTCGGCGTGCAAGGTGGCGCGATCATGCCCGTCTACGACGCCCTGTACGATTCGGACATTTACCACGTGACGATGGCCCACGAACAGGGAGCCTCGCACGCGGCCGACGCTTACGGTATCGTCTCGGGCGAGCCGGGCGTCTGTCTGGCTACCTCTGGGCCCGGCGCGACGAACCTCGTGACGGGCATCGCGGACGCCGACATGGACTCGGATCCGATGCTCGCGTTGACGGGACAGGTTCCGACGGAGTTCGTCGGTAACGACGCGTTCCAGGAGACCGACACGACGGGCGTCACGACGCCGGTCACGAAGGACAACACGTTCTCGTCGGATCCGGATCTCGTCGGGAGCGACGTGAGCGAGGCGTTCGCGCTCGCCCGCGAAGGACGACCCGGGCCGACGCTGGTCGACCTGCCCAAGGACGTCACGAAAGCCGAGACTGACTGCGAACCCGACGCGCCGAAGACGCCCGACACCTACGAGGTCCAGACGCACGCGGAGTCGGCCATCGTCGAGGCCGCAGCAGACCGCCTCGAGTCCGCGAACCGACCCGTGATGCTTCTGGGCGGCGGCGTCATCAAAGGCGAGGCCAGCGAGGTCTGTCGCGAGTTCGCGACCGAACACGAGATTCCGGTCGTCACGACGATGCCCGGAATCGGGGCGTTCCCCGAGGATCACGAACTCTCGATGGAGATGGCCGGCATGCACGGCACCGGGTACGCCAACATGGCGATCACCCACTGTGATACCATGCTGGCGATCGGAACCCGATTCGACGACCGCCTGACCGGCGGCATCGACACGTTCGCGCCCGACGCGGAGATCATCCACGTCGACATCGACCCCGCGGAGGTTTCGAAGAACATTCACGCGGATTACCCGCTGATCGGCGACGCAGCAACGGTCGTCGAACAACTGGCCGACGCCGTTCAGGCCTCACCACAGGCCAAAAAGTGGCGCGCGCAGTGCCAGCAGTGGAAATCCGACTACTCGATGGCCTACGACGCACCCGAGGACGAACCGGTCCAACCGGAGTTCGTCGTCGAAGCATTAGACGAGGCTACCGACGACGACACTATCGTCACCACCGGCGTCGGCCAACACCAGATGTGGGCCTGCCAGTACTGGACGTACACCGAACCCCGAACGTGGGTCTCGAGTCACGGTCTCGGGACGATGGGCTATGGGCTGCCGGCCGCTATCGGCGCACGACTCGCGGCCGACGACGACCAGACGGTCGTCTGTATCGACGGCGACGGCTCGTTCCTGATGACGATGCAGGGCCTGTCCGTGGCCGTTCGCGAGAACCTCGACATTACGGTCGCCGTGCTCAACAACGAGTACATCGGGATGGTTCGACAGTGGCAAGACGCCTTCTTCGAGGGCCGTCACTCCGCGTCGAACTACAACTGGATGCCCGAGTTCGACAAACTCGCCGAAGCGTTCGGTGCGGCCGGCTTCCGAATCGACGACTACGACGAAGTCGCCGACACGATCGAGGAGGCCATCGCGTACGACGGCCCGTCCGTGATCGATGTCCACATCGATCCGCAGGCGAACGTCTACCCGATGGTTCCGGCCGGCGGGGACAACGGTCAGTTCGCGCTGACGGAGGACCAACTATGA
- a CDS encoding homocitrate synthase/isopropylmalate synthase family protein — protein MQCLHKTTRPLTPVRGVEFFQGTLDSTDEIESARVFDTTLRDGEQSPGTSFSYDDKRQIASILDDMGTHVIEAGFPVNSDAEFEAVRDIASSTQTTTCGLARVVDGDIEAALDSGVEMVHTFVSTSDVQIEDSMHATREEVAQRAVDSVERIVESGTTCMFSPMDATRTDEEFLLEVIEAVTEAGVDWINIPDTCGVATPGRFRAMIEKVSAHTDARIDVHTHDDFGLATANALAGIEAGADQAQVSVNSIGERAGNAAYEEYVMAVESLYQTDTGIDTTRITELSDIVEEKSAMGTPGNKPIVGDNAFSHESGIHAAGVIENSDTFEPGVMTPEMVGAERKLVMGKHTGTHSVRERLRERGFAPSDEQVTAVTRRVKDYGAEKRRVTVDDLERFAEEAGVDRQSEEEEEVRI, from the coding sequence ATACAATGTCTTCACAAGACAACCCGTCCTCTGACACCAGTCAGGGGGGTCGAGTTCTTCCAGGGCACGTTAGATTCCACTGACGAAATAGAGTCAGCACGTGTTTTCGATACGACCCTCCGGGACGGCGAACAGTCACCCGGTACTTCGTTCTCCTACGACGACAAACGGCAGATCGCGTCCATTCTGGACGATATGGGTACCCACGTCATCGAGGCAGGGTTCCCGGTCAACTCGGACGCCGAGTTCGAGGCCGTTCGTGATATCGCGTCATCGACCCAGACGACGACCTGCGGGTTAGCCCGTGTCGTCGACGGGGACATCGAAGCCGCACTCGATTCCGGCGTCGAAATGGTTCACACGTTCGTGAGCACCAGCGACGTTCAGATCGAGGATTCGATGCACGCGACACGGGAGGAAGTAGCACAGCGCGCAGTCGACTCCGTCGAACGCATCGTCGAGTCGGGAACGACCTGCATGTTCTCGCCGATGGATGCGACGCGGACGGACGAGGAGTTCCTGCTCGAAGTGATCGAAGCGGTCACCGAGGCAGGCGTCGACTGGATCAACATTCCGGACACCTGTGGCGTCGCCACCCCCGGTCGGTTCCGAGCCATGATCGAGAAGGTCTCTGCTCACACCGACGCGCGGATCGACGTCCACACCCACGACGACTTCGGACTGGCCACCGCAAACGCGCTGGCCGGCATCGAAGCCGGCGCGGACCAGGCGCAGGTGTCGGTCAACTCGATCGGCGAGCGGGCCGGAAACGCCGCCTACGAGGAGTACGTGATGGCCGTCGAGTCGCTCTACCAGACCGATACTGGAATCGACACGACGCGCATCACCGAACTCTCCGACATCGTCGAAGAGAAGAGTGCAATGGGAACGCCGGGCAACAAGCCCATCGTCGGCGACAACGCGTTCTCCCACGAGAGCGGTATTCACGCCGCGGGCGTGATCGAAAACTCGGACACGTTCGAACCCGGCGTCATGACGCCGGAGATGGTCGGTGCCGAACGCAAGCTCGTCATGGGCAAACACACCGGCACCCACTCGGTTCGCGAACGACTTCGCGAGCGCGGGTTCGCCCCGTCCGACGAGCAAGTCACGGCGGTCACTCGCCGAGTCAAAGATTACGGCGCTGAAAAGCGCCGGGTAACGGTGGACGACTTAGAGCGATTCGCCGAAGAAGCTGGCGTCGACCGCCAGAGCGAGGAGGAAGAGGAGGTGCGCATCTGA
- a CDS encoding winged helix-turn-helix transcriptional regulator, producing the protein MRDLDDTDLEILELLFADARRPYNEIADRVDLTPPAVSDRISRLEEQGVIRGFTIDVDREKLRNDVPVLVELEATPDAVDDVYVAASELPGVDTVFEGMDGRIIVHATVPDSRVRPWLESELDFALLSGYDVTLLARSDRFTGLSASGFSLECVVCGKQVSGDGVTTTVDGDVKTFCCPSCEARYLEEYESHREALE; encoded by the coding sequence ATGCGCGACCTCGACGACACCGACCTCGAGATTCTCGAGTTGCTGTTCGCGGACGCGAGACGACCCTACAACGAGATCGCAGACCGCGTCGATCTCACGCCGCCGGCCGTCTCGGATCGCATTTCGCGACTCGAGGAACAGGGCGTTATCCGCGGGTTCACGATCGACGTCGACCGAGAGAAACTTCGGAACGACGTTCCCGTGTTGGTCGAACTCGAGGCCACCCCGGACGCAGTCGACGACGTCTACGTGGCCGCGAGCGAATTGCCGGGCGTCGACACCGTCTTCGAGGGAATGGACGGGCGCATCATCGTCCACGCGACGGTCCCTGACTCGAGGGTTCGCCCGTGGCTCGAGTCCGAACTCGACTTCGCGTTACTCTCGGGGTACGACGTGACGCTGCTCGCTCGCTCGGATCGGTTCACCGGGCTCTCGGCGTCGGGATTCTCACTCGAGTGCGTCGTCTGTGGCAAGCAGGTCAGCGGCGACGGCGTGACGACGACGGTCGACGGCGACGTGAAGACGTTCTGTTGTCCCTCCTGCGAAGCGCGCTATCTCGAGGAGTACGAATCGCATCGCGAGGCGCTCGAATAG
- a CDS encoding ferritin-like domain-containing protein produces the protein MTTDEITDLLTEAYVDELETVMNYLTNAIVLDGVHAEEVKESLEEDVQEELEHARMLGERLKQLEHSPPGSEAFEASQSSLQPPEDTTDVQSVIEGVLEAEDDAIETYRALHEAASDANDPVTEDVAVSILSDEEAHRTEFRGFHKEFPQN, from the coding sequence ATGACGACCGACGAGATCACCGACCTGTTGACCGAGGCGTACGTCGACGAACTCGAGACCGTGATGAACTACCTGACGAACGCCATCGTCCTCGACGGCGTCCACGCCGAGGAGGTCAAAGAGAGCCTCGAAGAGGACGTTCAAGAGGAACTCGAGCACGCGCGGATGCTCGGCGAGCGGTTGAAACAACTCGAGCACTCGCCGCCCGGCTCCGAAGCGTTCGAGGCGAGCCAGTCGAGTCTGCAACCACCCGAGGACACCACCGACGTACAGTCGGTCATCGAAGGCGTCCTCGAGGCCGAAGACGACGCGATCGAGACCTATCGAGCGCTCCACGAGGCTGCCTCGGACGCGAACGATCCGGTAACCGAAGACGTCGCCGTGTCGATTCTCTCGGACGAGGAGGCCCACCGAACCGAATTCCGTGGTTTTCACAAGGAGTTCCCACAGAACTAG
- a CDS encoding DUF5779 family protein codes for MSDFDLDLRTVEEHIDEELELEGSIILGVLDGTTDPDEWLEAISKGNVLVLNVDGDVNDLAAGFARDVKESGGNLVHFRGFLLVTPPGVDVSTDRL; via the coding sequence ATGAGCGATTTCGACCTCGACCTGCGAACAGTCGAGGAACACATCGACGAAGAACTCGAGCTCGAGGGGAGTATCATCCTCGGGGTGCTCGACGGGACGACGGACCCCGACGAGTGGCTCGAAGCAATATCCAAGGGAAACGTCCTCGTCCTCAACGTCGACGGGGATGTCAACGATCTGGCCGCCGGCTTCGCTCGCGACGTGAAAGAATCCGGTGGGAACCTCGTGCACTTTCGTGGCTTCTTGCTCGTAACGCCGCCAGGTGTCGACGTCAGTACGGACCGTCTCTAA
- a CDS encoding YciE/YciF ferroxidase family protein produces the protein MSIDSTQSLFVSGLQHAYYTEQRLLDALEELEQSSSNEELQSGFAEHREETQIHIDRIEDVFEQLDANAEAKEDPVVEGMISAHEEFMDQDPSEQAIDRFNIAAGQKSEHYEIAVYGNLIPMADQIGMDDAADTLEQTLREEQDELETLSEMGEQFDYEELEAAG, from the coding sequence CCCAATCCCTCTTCGTATCCGGGCTACAACACGCGTACTACACCGAACAACGACTCCTCGACGCGCTCGAGGAACTCGAACAGTCCTCTTCGAACGAGGAACTGCAAAGCGGATTCGCCGAGCACCGCGAGGAAACTCAGATCCACATCGACCGCATCGAGGACGTCTTCGAGCAACTCGACGCGAACGCTGAAGCGAAAGAAGATCCCGTCGTCGAGGGGATGATCTCCGCCCACGAGGAGTTCATGGACCAAGATCCGAGCGAGCAAGCCATCGACCGGTTCAACATCGCGGCGGGCCAGAAGTCAGAACACTACGAAATCGCCGTCTACGGCAACCTCATCCCGATGGCCGATCAGATCGGGATGGACGACGCGGCCGACACCTTAGAGCAGACGCTCCGCGAGGAACAGGACGAACTCGAGACGCTCTCGGAGATGGGCGAGCAGTTCGACTACGAGGAACTCGAGGCTGCCGGATAG